A region of Veillonellaceae bacterium DNA encodes the following proteins:
- the aspS gene encoding aspartate--tRNA ligase: protein METMAGMHRSCGCGHVTELDYGKELILAGWVNTRRDHGGLIFIDLRDRSGIVQLVMSPQYGEEAFHKAESVRSEYVLAIKGKVRARSEDTINPKMKTGKVEVVVTELRILNKSKTPPFYVEDGIDVDENVRLKYRYIDLRRPEMQKNLIMRHKIVHEMRTFLDKNDFLEIETPMLTKSTPEGARDYLVPSRVNLGKFYALPQSPQLFKQLLMVSGFERYFQVARCFRDEDLRADRQPEFTQLDMELSFEDQDFILDLMEHMMQTVFKNVLDIDIQIPFKRIKWDDAMNLYGSDKPDLRFDMHFYDVSSLLVDTGFKVFRSVLDNGGVVKAINVKGYAGIPRRELDGLVDYVGRYGAKGLAWIGFNNDGSLKCQITKFLGEEKIREIGKACEAELGDLILIIADKPKVVAQALGGLRLEMGRRMNLIDPNEFCFRWVTDFPMFEYSEEEHRYVAEHHPFTAPRDEDIQYLSTDPSKVYAKAYDMVLNGVEAGGGSLRIYQEDLQEKVFKAIGITEEEAQQKFGFLLDAFKYGAPPHAGIALGLDRLVMLMLHLESIRDVIAFPKTQSAIDPLTQAPSYVADKQLKELHIKVETKKDKEKDLFEND, encoded by the coding sequence ATGGAAACAATGGCAGGTATGCATCGATCCTGCGGATGCGGTCATGTAACAGAACTTGACTATGGCAAAGAACTTATATTAGCTGGATGGGTTAATACACGAAGAGATCATGGCGGATTGATCTTTATTGATCTTCGTGATCGCAGCGGGATTGTACAGCTGGTCATGAGTCCACAGTATGGTGAGGAAGCTTTTCATAAGGCGGAATCCGTACGCAGTGAATATGTTCTTGCAATTAAGGGAAAAGTAAGAGCAAGGAGCGAAGATACAATCAACCCGAAGATGAAAACGGGCAAAGTTGAGGTTGTAGTAACTGAACTTCGCATTTTGAATAAATCCAAGACTCCTCCATTCTATGTTGAGGATGGAATCGATGTAGATGAAAACGTTCGTCTGAAGTACAGATACATTGATTTAAGACGTCCGGAAATGCAGAAGAACCTAATCATGCGTCATAAGATTGTTCATGAAATGAGAACATTCCTTGACAAGAATGACTTCCTTGAAATTGAGACCCCGATGCTTACAAAGAGCACACCGGAAGGTGCACGTGACTATCTGGTTCCGAGCCGTGTCAACTTAGGCAAGTTCTATGCACTTCCTCAGTCACCACAGCTCTTCAAACAGCTTCTGATGGTGTCTGGATTTGAAAGATATTTCCAGGTTGCACGCTGCTTCAGAGATGAAGATCTGCGCGCTGACAGACAGCCGGAATTCACTCAGCTGGATATGGAACTTTCCTTTGAAGATCAGGACTTCATCCTTGATCTGATGGAACATATGATGCAGACGGTTTTCAAGAATGTTTTAGACATTGATATCCAGATTCCGTTTAAACGTATTAAATGGGATGATGCAATGAATCTTTATGGATCTGATAAACCGGATCTGAGATTTGATATGCATTTTTATGATGTATCCTCTTTATTGGTCGATACAGGATTCAAGGTATTCCGTTCTGTTCTCGATAATGGCGGCGTAGTCAAAGCTATTAACGTTAAGGGCTATGCAGGCATTCCGCGCCGTGAATTGGATGGACTTGTCGATTATGTTGGCAGATATGGCGCAAAGGGCCTTGCATGGATCGGATTCAATAACGACGGCAGCCTGAAATGCCAGATTACCAAATTCCTCGGCGAAGAAAAGATCAGGGAAATTGGCAAGGCCTGCGAAGCAGAACTTGGCGATTTGATTCTTATTATTGCTGATAAGCCGAAGGTAGTAGCTCAGGCTTTGGGCGGACTGCGCCTTGAAATGGGTCGCAGAATGAATCTGATAGATCCGAATGAATTCTGCTTCCGCTGGGTTACAGATTTCCCGATGTTTGAATACAGCGAAGAAGAACATAGATATGTAGCAGAACATCATCCTTTCACTGCACCGCGTGATGAAGATATCCAGTATCTCTCCACTGATCCGTCCAAGGTATATGCAAAAGCTTACGACATGGTTCTTAACGGTGTCGAAGCCGGTGGCGGAAGCCTCCGTATTTATCAGGAAGATCTGCAGGAGAAGGTATTTAAGGCAATTGGAATCACCGAAGAAGAAGCTCAGCAGAAATTCGGATTCCTTCTTGATGCATTCAAGTACGGTGCACCGCCGCATGCAGGCATTGCACTTGGCCTTGACAGACTCGTTATGCTGATGCTTCATCTGGAATCTATCCGTGATGTAATTGCATTCCCGAAGACACAGAGCGCTATTGATCCATTGACACAGGCTCCATCTTATGTCGCTGACAAGCAGCTGAAAGAACTGCACATTAAAGTTGAAACGAAGAAAGATAAAGAAAAAGATCTTTTTGAAAACGATTAA
- a CDS encoding replication-associated recombination protein A: protein MKFAPLAERMRPKKLSDVVGQELAVGPNSFLAKMIQKDMVPSILLFGPPGCGKTTIATVIANITKSKFVKLNATASGIKEIRDLAKSAKDELQFYQRRTIVFVDEIHRFNKGQQDILLPYVEDGTFILIGATTENPYFEINAPLLSRLRLIRLKALAEESIVEILERALNDRERGLGKHGYHVSKPILKMVASYASGDSRAALNLLEQATALLEDNGTLTEKELKDLAGEKILNYDKNGDYHYDVVSAFIKSMRGSDPDAALHYLARMINSGEKPSFISRRIIICAAEDVGLADPNALTVAVEAAKAAEFVGFPEAQIPLAEAVLYICLAPKSNSAVMGIMAASAEAGKRSDWSIPDYLRDAHYAGASKLGHGNGYLYPHDFGGWVEQEYMPSELKGHVYYSPGKNGMESSLESRWNNFRRKNK from the coding sequence ATGAAATTTGCACCTCTCGCAGAGAGGATGCGGCCTAAGAAGCTGTCTGATGTCGTAGGACAGGAGCTTGCTGTCGGTCCAAACTCATTTCTAGCTAAGATGATTCAAAAGGACATGGTTCCTTCCATTCTGCTATTTGGACCTCCCGGGTGCGGAAAGACCACGATTGCTACAGTTATAGCCAATATAACTAAAAGCAAGTTTGTGAAATTGAATGCGACTGCCAGCGGCATAAAGGAAATCAGGGATCTGGCCAAAAGCGCGAAGGATGAGCTTCAGTTTTATCAGAGACGCACTATTGTTTTCGTCGATGAAATTCATCGTTTCAATAAAGGACAGCAGGATATTCTACTGCCATATGTTGAGGATGGCACGTTTATATTAATCGGCGCTACGACCGAAAATCCTTATTTTGAGATCAATGCACCGCTTTTATCAAGACTAAGACTGATCCGCTTAAAGGCACTGGCTGAGGAAAGCATTGTTGAAATACTTGAACGGGCACTCAATGACAGGGAGCGGGGACTTGGAAAACATGGATACCATGTTTCAAAACCCATATTAAAAATGGTAGCTTCCTATGCTTCAGGGGATTCACGTGCAGCGCTCAACTTATTAGAGCAGGCAACGGCACTTCTTGAGGACAACGGAACGCTTACAGAAAAGGAACTTAAGGACCTGGCGGGCGAAAAGATACTCAACTATGATAAGAACGGGGATTATCATTACGATGTTGTCTCAGCCTTTATAAAAAGCATGCGCGGCAGTGATCCGGATGCGGCACTCCATTATCTGGCAAGAATGATCAACAGCGGGGAGAAACCTTCATTCATTTCAAGAAGGATCATCATCTGTGCTGCTGAAGATGTGGGTCTGGCCGATCCCAATGCATTGACCGTTGCAGTAGAAGCTGCGAAAGCGGCTGAATTTGTTGGATTTCCAGAGGCACAGATTCCTTTGGCAGAAGCTGTTTTATACATATGTCTTGCGCCTAAGAGCAACAGTGCTGTTATGGGGATCATGGCAGCTTCTGCAGAGGCAGGGAAAAGGTCCGACTGGTCGATTCCTGATTATCTGAGAGATGCTCATTATGCGGGCGCCTCGAAATTAGGTCATGGCAATGGATATTTATATCCACATGATTTTGGCGGATGGGTGGAGCAGGAATATATGCCCAGCGAACTTAAGGGGCATGTTTATTATTCACCGGGAAAGAACGGTATGGAGTCTTCGCTTGAAAGCAGATGGAACAATTTTAGACGGAAAAACAAATAA
- a CDS encoding DNA translocase FtsK, whose protein sequence is MRNKTQKKKDVQLKQNNRNYEITGIIMLLFGVFSFVSLADYNTGILGSWANNGLHFLFGMGAFLSVLVIIFMGGYYVLTAKPFHSNRYFYYFGVLFCLCLSLIHHFFVPMGEEFGISNLLEYGGAIGSAISWALHISVGEMGTSIILVGAIVIDILLLTQWSVSNGARKVGVKAQKIGLKTEQKLEDAASYWKLKRAQINAEKSAARLEPLEESRGEFIYKKPGNETPDDEEKNGDLSDKADESIPDDIAELLNSEESNSEVQAEQNGSDLKPADEENTPFGKSPIEPAETEEEAEEASAGQESQESDAAENQKPGNGLNAGEQLPDKAKAISSSDQKNTDEPAAQEYVFPPLSLLHTDGPVHAKQDDIQHKAKIIESTLASFGVGAKVINASVGPTVTRFELKPEIGVRVSKIEGLSNELAMALAATHIRIEAPIPGKSAVGIEIPNSKIIPVPLRDVLASDEFQKGKGHILVALGKDITGKPVVTDLSKMPHLLIAGSTGSGKSVCINSIITSIIYKSKPSDVKLMLIDPKVVELSVYNGIPHLRTEVVTDMKKAQGTLNWAVREMESRYQLFAGSKVRNIEGYNNLNPDKKMPYILIIVDEFADLMNVAAKEVEVLIQRLTQKARAAGIHLILATQRPSADVITGVIKSNIPSRISFMVESNLNSRIILDEGGAESLLGEGDMLFKRAGALNLVRIQGAFISDEEVENVVNYVKNECLKQESEPVKYEPIDLSIPEKSSPEANAEDMMDDLLQEASEWVLDTKRASVSALQRRFRIGYTRAGRLMDSMEKMGIVGPAEGAKPREILVTKDKVSEMFMNMENSKDEEQQ, encoded by the coding sequence ATGCGAAATAAAACTCAGAAAAAGAAAGATGTACAGTTAAAACAAAATAATAGAAATTACGAGATAACCGGAATTATAATGCTTCTTTTTGGTGTCTTTTCTTTTGTGAGCCTGGCTGATTACAATACAGGGATCCTCGGGAGCTGGGCAAATAATGGACTCCATTTCTTATTTGGCATGGGAGCTTTTTTATCTGTTCTCGTGATCATATTCATGGGGGGTTATTATGTCTTAACAGCAAAGCCATTTCATTCAAACCGGTATTTTTACTACTTTGGGGTTTTATTTTGCTTATGTCTGTCGCTGATTCATCATTTCTTTGTGCCGATGGGAGAGGAATTTGGTATTTCGAATCTCCTTGAGTATGGCGGTGCCATTGGCTCTGCCATTTCCTGGGCGCTTCATATCTCGGTCGGGGAAATGGGTACGTCTATCATTCTTGTCGGAGCCATAGTGATTGATATTTTACTCCTGACACAATGGTCGGTATCCAATGGAGCCAGGAAGGTGGGCGTGAAAGCACAGAAAATAGGCTTGAAAACAGAGCAGAAGCTGGAAGATGCTGCCTCTTACTGGAAACTGAAAAGGGCACAGATCAATGCAGAGAAATCTGCTGCCAGACTGGAACCTCTGGAAGAAAGCAGGGGTGAATTCATTTACAAGAAACCAGGAAATGAAACACCAGATGATGAAGAAAAGAACGGAGATCTTTCAGATAAAGCTGACGAGTCTATACCAGACGATATTGCAGAACTGCTTAATTCCGAAGAAAGCAATTCTGAAGTACAAGCTGAACAAAATGGTTCTGATTTGAAGCCTGCAGATGAAGAAAATACGCCTTTCGGGAAAAGTCCGATAGAGCCTGCAGAAACAGAAGAGGAAGCTGAAGAAGCGTCCGCAGGACAAGAAAGTCAGGAATCTGATGCTGCGGAGAATCAAAAACCAGGCAATGGATTGAATGCCGGTGAGCAGCTTCCGGATAAGGCAAAAGCCATCAGCAGTTCTGATCAAAAGAATACGGATGAACCGGCTGCTCAGGAATATGTATTCCCGCCGCTGTCTTTGCTGCATACGGATGGTCCGGTGCATGCCAAACAGGATGATATCCAGCATAAGGCCAAAATCATTGAATCTACGCTGGCAAGCTTTGGAGTGGGTGCAAAAGTAATAAATGCAAGTGTCGGGCCGACTGTCACAAGATTTGAACTCAAACCGGAAATCGGTGTAAGAGTCAGCAAAATCGAAGGTTTGTCAAATGAACTTGCTATGGCACTTGCAGCCACGCATATCCGCATTGAGGCGCCAATTCCAGGTAAGTCAGCAGTTGGAATAGAGATACCAAACAGCAAAATTATCCCTGTACCGCTCAGGGATGTTCTTGCAAGTGATGAATTCCAAAAGGGGAAGGGACATATTCTGGTCGCCTTAGGGAAAGATATCACGGGAAAACCAGTTGTTACCGATTTGTCAAAGATGCCGCATCTGTTGATTGCGGGTTCTACAGGAAGCGGCAAGAGCGTATGCATTAATTCCATCATCACGAGTATTATTTATAAGAGCAAGCCAAGCGACGTGAAATTAATGCTGATCGATCCAAAGGTCGTTGAACTCAGTGTCTATAATGGAATTCCGCATCTGCGTACGGAAGTTGTTACGGACATGAAGAAAGCACAGGGAACCCTGAATTGGGCCGTGCGTGAAATGGAATCGAGATATCAGCTTTTCGCCGGCAGTAAAGTCAGGAATATTGAAGGCTATAATAATCTGAATCCTGATAAGAAGATGCCTTATATTCTGATCATAGTCGATGAATTTGCTGATTTGATGAATGTGGCGGCCAAAGAAGTTGAAGTTCTGATCCAGAGACTTACACAAAAAGCGAGAGCGGCCGGAATCCATCTGATACTTGCAACGCAGCGCCCGTCTGCAGATGTCATTACAGGGGTTATCAAGTCTAATATTCCAAGCAGAATTTCCTTTATGGTTGAATCCAATCTGAACTCCAGAATCATCCTTGATGAAGGGGGCGCTGAATCATTACTCGGGGAAGGTGATATGTTGTTTAAACGCGCAGGCGCACTCAACCTTGTGAGAATCCAGGGAGCTTTCATTTCCGATGAAGAAGTTGAGAACGTTGTCAATTATGTGAAGAACGAGTGCCTGAAGCAGGAATCTGAGCCTGTAAAATATGAGCCGATTGATTTGTCCATTCCTGAAAAATCTTCGCCTGAGGCAAATGCGGAAGATATGATGGATGATCTGCTTCAAGAGGCTTCCGAATGGGTTCTGGACACCAAACGTGCATCGGTATCTGCCCTTCAGAGAAGATTCCGTATCGGATACACGCGTGCAGGCCGGCTTATGGATTCCATGGAAAAAATGGGAATCGTCGGACCTGCGGAAGGCGCCAAGCCGCGTGAGATCCTGGTGACTAAAGATAAAGTATCTGAAATGTTTATGAATATGGAAAATTCGAAGGATGAAGAACAACAATAG
- a CDS encoding extracellular solute-binding protein codes for MKRLLSVILFLILAGAAFLGIFQYAKNQENLKKQRSDTTEKVVVYTDLQSGMLEPLNAPFYKETGMKLDIVYLTSNQMVQGSSDSDKIPDVYITSQDTLVKLKDNKMLEPYFSSRTDTALNVFRDDDSYWTGIWIDPVIFAVNKDFFLKHPAFSYTWTEVFTRKSVQLSMTDFIAADMAEDLLMCLAEHFGINETFQLLYQAQGHVVQYGKYLSTPSRMAAMGKCDIGISGLNETLRTRNENMPVTIIYPEDGSPWYLYGAGLSKSSLNPDRGRQFIEWLLNPEGYKKIMEQNQYYYVYVNDEDMKPDVIGGDLRFWDLKKMYFDEGKKDLLNQWADKIRFGGTNN; via the coding sequence ATGAAGCGTCTGCTTTCCGTTATCCTGTTTCTGATACTTGCGGGGGCAGCATTTCTGGGCATTTTCCAATATGCAAAAAATCAGGAAAACCTGAAAAAACAGAGATCGGATACTACGGAAAAAGTCGTAGTATATACCGATTTGCAGTCAGGAATGCTGGAACCGCTGAATGCGCCTTTTTATAAAGAAACCGGAATGAAACTCGATATCGTATATTTGACCTCGAATCAGATGGTACAGGGCTCTTCAGATTCTGATAAAATTCCCGATGTCTATATCACATCCCAGGATACTCTGGTCAAATTGAAAGATAATAAAATGTTAGAGCCATATTTTTCATCACGCACAGATACAGCTTTGAATGTTTTTCGAGATGATGATTCATACTGGACAGGCATCTGGATAGATCCGGTTATATTTGCAGTCAATAAGGATTTCTTTCTGAAGCATCCTGCATTCAGCTATACATGGACAGAGGTGTTTACCAGGAAATCGGTTCAGTTATCAATGACAGATTTCATTGCTGCAGATATGGCTGAAGACCTGCTTATGTGCCTGGCAGAACATTTCGGTATCAATGAAACCTTCCAGCTTTTATACCAGGCGCAGGGGCATGTGGTTCAGTACGGCAAGTATCTGTCTACCCCTTCAAGAATGGCTGCCATGGGAAAATGCGATATTGGTATCTCGGGGCTTAATGAAACGCTTCGTACAAGAAATGAGAACATGCCCGTTACTATTATTTACCCGGAAGATGGTTCTCCATGGTATCTTTATGGGGCAGGTCTTTCAAAAAGCAGTCTCAATCCGGACCGGGGCAGGCAATTCATAGAATGGCTGCTTAATCCGGAAGGATACAAGAAGATAATGGAACAGAATCAATATTATTATGTTTATGTTAATGATGAAGATATGAAGCCGGACGTTATTGGCGGCGATCTTCGCTTCTGGGATTTGAAGAAGATGTATTTTGATGAAGGGAAAAAGGATTTGCTCAACCAATGGGCTGACAAAATTCGTTTTGGAGGAACAAATAATTGA
- the rimO gene encoding 30S ribosomal protein S12 methylthiotransferase RimO: MTVKTLGVVSLGCSKNLVDTEMMVGILEKDGYKMVDDLDDAQVILVNTCTFIDAAKEESIQTILQAAEYKKSGICEKLVVAGCLAQQYKKSLSAELPEVDIFIGTESWQLISEALKESYAEQGENVFKFNMKPCNNEESMPREILTPKYSAYVKIAEGCSNGCTFCYIPYVRGPMRSRPVASIVHEVRRLAADGVREFNLIAQDLSCYGRDLSEPASLAKLLKELVKIEGVKWIRLFYLYPTYFDDELLQIILTEPKICKYVDIPLQHISNNVLKRMNRKDSTESIRNLLSKIRSSSPRMTVRTTLMVGFPGETDQDFQELCDFIKEVKFDDMGAFMFSPQEGTPAARMADQIPEEVKESRYHELMSIQAGISEENNENLIGTETEVLVEELIDTGDGNIQAKGRASFQAPEVDGNVYIDQPDNLQPGDFVKVKIVDGYAYDLIGEKI; encoded by the coding sequence TTGACAGTTAAAACTTTAGGAGTTGTAAGCTTAGGCTGCTCTAAGAATCTCGTTGATACGGAAATGATGGTAGGCATTCTTGAAAAAGATGGCTATAAGATGGTAGATGATCTGGATGATGCACAAGTTATTCTTGTCAATACCTGTACGTTTATTGATGCAGCCAAAGAAGAATCCATACAGACAATTTTGCAGGCAGCCGAATATAAGAAGTCGGGAATTTGCGAAAAATTGGTTGTAGCAGGCTGTCTTGCACAGCAATACAAGAAGAGCCTCAGTGCTGAACTGCCGGAAGTGGATATTTTCATCGGAACCGAATCATGGCAGCTTATTTCCGAAGCATTAAAGGAATCCTATGCTGAACAAGGGGAAAATGTTTTCAAGTTCAACATGAAACCCTGCAATAATGAAGAGTCCATGCCGAGAGAAATATTGACTCCAAAATATTCTGCTTATGTGAAAATTGCAGAAGGATGCAGCAACGGATGCACATTCTGCTATATCCCATATGTTCGCGGCCCCATGAGAAGCCGCCCCGTCGCATCTATTGTGCATGAAGTCAGAAGACTGGCTGCTGATGGCGTAAGAGAGTTCAATTTAATAGCACAGGACTTAAGCTGCTACGGAAGAGATTTGAGTGAACCGGCAAGTCTTGCCAAGCTTTTAAAAGAGCTTGTAAAGATTGAAGGCGTAAAATGGATAAGACTTTTCTACCTTTACCCGACTTATTTTGATGATGAACTTTTGCAGATCATTCTGACTGAACCAAAAATCTGCAAATATGTTGATATTCCATTGCAGCATATAAGCAATAATGTGCTGAAACGCATGAACCGCAAGGATTCAACTGAAAGTATCAGGAATTTGTTGTCAAAGATACGTTCATCTTCTCCGCGCATGACAGTCAGGACTACTTTGATGGTCGGCTTCCCTGGAGAAACAGATCAGGATTTCCAGGAACTTTGCGATTTCATCAAGGAAGTAAAATTTGATGATATGGGTGCTTTCATGTTCTCGCCGCAGGAAGGCACACCGGCTGCAAGAATGGCAGACCAGATTCCTGAAGAGGTTAAGGAATCCCGTTATCATGAATTAATGTCTATTCAGGCTGGCATTTCTGAAGAAAACAATGAAAATCTGATTGGCACTGAAACGGAAGTCCTTGTCGAGGAACTTATTGATACCGGTGACGGGAATATCCAGGCAAAAGGACGTGCATCTTTCCAGGCTCCGGAAGTTGATGGAAATGTGTATATCGATCAGCCGGATAACCTTCAGCCCGGTGATTTCGTAAAGGTAAAGATTGTTGATGGCTATGCATATGATTTAATTGGAGAAAAGATCTAA
- a CDS encoding competence/damage-inducible protein A has translation MITEIITTGTELLLGEIVNENAQWLASFMNEHGYTVAYLTTAGDNPKRLEETFKTALARADIVITSGGLGSTMGDITKKAGADALGIPFMLNADESIRLKSYYEQKKRKYLPSLERQAWFAKGAVLLKNEYGSASGSVTEYNGKLLIHLPGPPFEMKMMAQNQMMPFLEEKFGNQGVIRSAELPVKGLSEAEIETRIIHLLKAQNNPTIALLARPGYILVRVTGKGCSADDAYHLMEPVIKQIGELLPVSSYHIEKNAREDLVKEIRNNKLTISAAESCTGGLIGKLLTDLPGSSDYFKGSAVTYWNEAKENILRVDPEVLEKYTAVSENVAKEMAEGARRLYKSDISVSTTGYAGPGAGERGEPAGLVYIGVSGPIGTAVYEEHFMGSRKSVRYAAAETAFYYAMKYIKKLVQEEREKDGNR, from the coding sequence ATGATAACTGAAATCATAACCACGGGCACTGAGCTGCTTTTGGGAGAGATCGTTAACGAAAATGCGCAGTGGCTTGCATCTTTTATGAATGAACATGGTTATACTGTGGCATATTTGACCACAGCAGGGGATAATCCGAAACGTCTGGAAGAGACATTCAAGACTGCTTTGGCAAGAGCGGATATTGTTATTACTTCAGGCGGACTGGGTTCAACTATGGGGGATATTACAAAGAAGGCCGGAGCTGACGCATTAGGGATTCCATTCATGCTAAATGCTGACGAATCCATTCGGCTTAAGTCATATTATGAACAGAAGAAGCGTAAATACCTTCCGTCTCTAGAAAGGCAGGCCTGGTTTGCCAAAGGGGCTGTTTTACTAAAAAACGAGTATGGTTCCGCTTCCGGTTCAGTAACAGAATACAATGGCAAATTGTTGATTCATCTGCCCGGACCTCCATTTGAAATGAAAATGATGGCACAGAATCAGATGATGCCATTCCTTGAGGAAAAGTTTGGAAATCAGGGGGTAATTCGTTCTGCTGAACTGCCGGTCAAAGGATTATCGGAAGCAGAAATAGAAACAAGGATCATCCATTTATTAAAAGCCCAGAATAATCCTACAATCGCGCTCTTGGCAAGACCGGGATATATTCTGGTCAGGGTGACTGGAAAGGGATGCAGTGCAGATGATGCCTATCATCTGATGGAACCCGTCATAAAGCAGATAGGAGAATTGCTGCCTGTCTCAAGTTATCATATAGAAAAGAACGCAAGGGAAGATTTAGTTAAGGAAATCCGAAACAATAAGCTGACGATAAGTGCTGCAGAATCTTGCACAGGCGGATTGATTGGGAAGCTTCTCACGGATCTGCCCGGCAGTTCTGATTATTTCAAAGGCAGTGCGGTGACGTACTGGAATGAAGCGAAAGAAAATATCCTGCGTGTCGACCCTGAAGTGCTTGAAAAATACACAGCAGTCAGTGAAAATGTGGCAAAAGAGATGGCTGAAGGAGCACGCAGACTTTATAAGAGTGATATATCCGTTTCTACTACAGGTTATGCCGGACCAGGCGCCGGAGAAAGGGGAGAACCTGCCGGGCTTGTTTATATCGGGGTTTCAGGGCCAATCGGGACTGCTGTTTACGAAGAACATTTTATGGGTTCACGTAAGAGCGTCCGTTATGCCGCTGCAGAGACGGCTTTCTATTATGCTATGAAATACATTAAGAAGTTAGTGCAGGAAGAGAGGGAAAAAGATGGCAACAGATAG
- the recA gene encoding recombinase RecA, whose amino-acid sequence MATDSNAEKRKALDNAIHQITREFGAGSIMRLGDMGNKLDIDVIPTGSLALDIAVGVGGYPRGRVIEIYGPESSGKTTLALHAIAEAQKLGGVAAFIDAEHALDPMYAHRLGVDTKDLLISQPDSGEQALSICESLVRSGAVDIVVIDSVAALVPKQEIEGDIGDQSVGLQARLMSKALRKLTGIISKSKTIVIFINQIREKVGVMFGNPETTTGGRALKFYASMRIEIRRAEAIKNGTDVIGNRTRAKVVKNKVAPPFKVAEFDIMYGEGISVEGTLLDIAVNMDIIQKSGAWYSYNGSRISQGREAAKTYLKEHPDVAAEIDKTIRDTLVVEPGHFEDGVLSEQDEEDK is encoded by the coding sequence ATGGCAACAGATAGTAATGCAGAAAAGAGAAAAGCTCTTGATAATGCAATCCATCAGATTACTCGTGAATTTGGCGCCGGATCGATTATGCGCCTTGGCGATATGGGGAATAAATTAGATATTGATGTTATTCCTACAGGTTCCTTAGCGCTTGACATTGCTGTCGGTGTTGGCGGATATCCACGCGGCAGAGTGATTGAGATTTATGGTCCGGAATCTTCCGGTAAGACCACACTGGCACTTCATGCAATTGCTGAAGCCCAGAAATTAGGCGGAGTAGCTGCTTTTATTGATGCTGAACACGCATTGGATCCAATGTATGCTCATCGGCTTGGCGTTGATACTAAAGATTTATTAATATCCCAGCCGGATAGTGGTGAACAGGCGCTCAGCATTTGTGAATCTTTGGTCAGAAGCGGCGCTGTTGATATCGTAGTCATCGACTCCGTTGCTGCATTGGTCCCGAAACAGGAAATTGAGGGCGATATCGGCGATCAGTCTGTCGGCCTTCAGGCAAGACTGATGAGTAAAGCTCTCAGAAAACTGACCGGCATCATAAGCAAATCCAAAACAATCGTTATTTTCATTAACCAGATTCGTGAAAAAGTCGGCGTTATGTTCGGCAACCCGGAAACCACCACAGGCGGACGCGCACTTAAATTCTATGCATCCATGCGTATTGAAATAAGAAGAGCGGAAGCCATAAAGAATGGTACGGATGTTATCGGCAACAGGACAAGAGCAAAGGTTGTAAAGAACAAAGTGGCTCCTCCGTTTAAGGTAGCTGAATTTGATATCATGTATGGGGAAGGCATTTCTGTAGAAGGAACACTTCTTGATATTGCTGTAAATATGGATATTATCCAGAAGAGCGGAGCCTGGTATTCCTATAATGGAAGCAGAATCAGCCAGGGACGTGAAGCAGCCAAGACATACTTGAAGGAACATCCGGATGTTGCTGCTGAGATTGATAAAACCATCAGGGATACACTTGTCGTTGAACCGGGCCATTTTGAAGATGGCGTATTATCTGAACAAGATGAAGAGGACAAATAA
- a CDS encoding recombination regulator RecX — MKRTNKTAYESAIHLLNYRPQSEYELRTKLARKGYDPDEIGKVMDKLKHYGYLNDSELADDLFDSFRNRKCYGDTYIHQKLKSRGLHTNKHLTPEEEIDIAVSLLEEKGRIKPELLINYRKAAAFLLRRGLSQSAVMTALREVRTFEYEE; from the coding sequence ATGAAGAGGACAAATAAGACTGCATATGAATCAGCAATTCATTTATTGAATTACAGACCCCAAAGTGAATATGAACTTAGAACCAAACTGGCCCGCAAAGGATATGATCCTGATGAGATAGGCAAAGTCATGGATAAGTTAAAGCACTATGGGTATCTGAATGATTCTGAACTCGCGGATGATTTGTTTGATTCATTCCGGAACAGAAAATGTTATGGGGATACCTATATTCATCAGAAGCTTAAATCCAGAGGGCTCCATACTAATAAGCATTTAACACCTGAAGAAGAAATAGATATTGCAGTTTCCTTACTGGAAGAAAAAGGACGGATCAAACCGGAGTTATTAATTAATTACAGGAAGGCCGCCGCATTTCTTCTGAGGCGCGGACTCTCGCAAAGTGCAGTGATGACAGCTTTAAGAGAAGTAAGAACATTCGAATACGAAGAGTAG